Part of the Limisphaera ngatamarikiensis genome is shown below.
GGTTTCGTCGCAGACGGTTTTGGTGGTGGCTTCGTCCAGTCCGATGACAGCAGCCATGGCGCCGTCACCGGCCTCGCACGCCTCCTGCATTTTTTGGCCGCGCAGGCGCACGAGCCGCAGTCCATCCTCAAAATCGAGGGCACCGGCGGCGGTTAGGGCGGTGAACTCGCCGAGGGACAACCCGGCGGTTGCGTGGAACTGCAGGTCCGGGCAGCGGGCTTGCAGAAGCTGCCAGGCCACCCAACTGACCAGGAAAATGCCGGGCTGAGCATGCTCGGTCCGGGTCAACACTTCGTCCGGTCCTTCAAAACAGATTCGGGCCAGATCGTAACCGAGGATCTGCCGGGCGCGGTCGAACCACCCCCGGGCTGCGGGGTCTGATTCGGCCAGATCCCGGCCCATGCCGACGTATTGGGCACCCTGACCTGCGAACAGCAAGGCGGTTTTTTTGTCCATGGCGCAGTTTACTGAATCGGAAAACGGCCCCTGGGGAAAGCCTGCAATTTGGGTTCGTGCGGGGGCGGGCCCTGCGTCCGTGTTTCAGGAGTGCCTCTCGCCCGGTACCCGGGAGATGGGGCGGCCGGAGGCCAGACGGATGCCGTTGCAGCCGAGTCGCGAACCGACGTTCAGCTGCCGTGAACGGCCGCCTTGACGGTGGCGTGACGGCTCGACAACTCCGGCCTTCCGCCGCAACTTGTGCCCGATGGCAAACGAGAGCAGTGAACGGTCTCCGCTGGATTTGTTGTGGGAGGAGTACGGCGAGGTTTTCCGTGAATTTGACGATCTCACGCTGGCTCGGTGGCTGGCGCAGACGCTCGGGCAACTGCAGGGCAGGGCGTGGCGAATGTCGCATCCGCTGGTGGCCGCCTACCGGCTGGCCGCCCAGGAAGCCCATCGGCGCGGGGTGTGGTTGAAGCGCCTGGCGACTCCCCCCTCGGCCTATTTGGAATCGCCGTGTTGCCGTGCGCCCATGCTGCCCTTGCTGACCCGCGACGTGCGGGACGCGGGGCTGCTCTGCCAGCATTGCAATGACACGATGGTGCCTTTTGAAGAGCTGCCGGAGGATATCCGGCCCGACCTGGAACTTTGGGCGGCCCAGTATGCGCCCGTACATGCGGTGGCGCATTGGGATGATCGCCAGCGCAAAGCGGTGGGCAATTACGATCGGGCGTTGGACCAGGCTGCGGAGGAGGCCGAACGCTTGTTGGTGCGGGCTGGCAGCGAACTGGCCCCCCGCCTCCTGGAGTTTTATCCCGCGGTCATTTGGGAGGATCAGGACGAATGCCTCGATGTGCGTCCGGAGGACGTGATTTTGGCGCCGGAGGAAGAGTGAGGTCACCCTTTGTCCAATGGGGCCGGCGGCCGGGGGCGTCGGTTCCGCCGCGGATGAAGCCGTACCGCAGCGGGTTTAAGATCGCCGGGCGGCGTTGGGCTGCCGCATGGGCGCGGAGGGCGGGGCCGGCGCTGGTGTCAACCGGCCGACTCCCAGACTTTGCGTGTCTGAACCAGTTGTTCGAGCAGTTGTGCGTCGGCCGCCGGAAACCGATGTCGGCGGAGTGTACGGCGGTCCACCCATTTCCACGCGGCACAACCGAGGGCTCTGGGTTCGCCCGCCCGCCACCGACAGAGGTAAAAATGGATTTGCACCCGCACCTCAGGGTACTCGTGTTGCACCGTGCACCACAGCGGGCCCACCTCCACCTCAATCCCCAGTTCCTCCCTCAGCTCCCGTTGCAGGCAGGCTTCGAAGGTTTCGTGGGGTTCACGTTTGCCTCCGGGAAACTCCCAGAGCCCGCCGAGGTGTGTCCCGGCCGGGCGGCGGGTGATGAGGAGGCGGCCCTGGTGGAAGACCAACCCGGCGGCGACCTCGACGTGTCCCGGGCTTGAGAGGTGATGGGCAGCGACCATGCCGTGGGGGCGGGCGTGGGGCGCGGCGGTTACCGGCCGACACTTTTGTAGATCCAGCCCAGCCGTTCCATCTCGCGGGGATCGAAAAGGTTGCGCCCGTCGAACATGATGGGATGGGTCATGACCCGTCGGGCCCGCTCCAGGTCCAGCTTCTTGAAGATTTCCCACTCGGTGGCGATGACCAGGGCATCGCAACCTTCGGCGACGTCGTTCATGTCCTCGATGTAGGTGGCCTCGGGGAGGACGGCTCTGGCTTTTGGCATGGCCTTGGGATCGTGCACCCGCAGTCGGGCCCCTTCCTTGAGCAGGCGGCGGCAAAGCTCGATGGCGGGCGACATGCGCACGTCATCGGTGTTTTGCTTGAACGCCAGACCAAGGACGCCGATGGTTTTGTCCTTCAGCACCCAGAGCGTGTCGGTAATTTTTTTCACGAACCGGTCCATCTGCTCGGCATTGATGCGCTGGACCTCCTTGAGCAGTCGGAAATCGTACCCGAGCTGCTCGGCGATCTTGATGAAGGCGCTGAGGTCCTTGGGGAAACAACTGCCGCCGAAACCGATGCCGGCCTGGAGAAACTCCCGTCCAATGCGGTGGTCCATGCCCATTCCCAGGGCCACCTCCTGGACGTTGGCCCCCGTGGCCTCGCACAGGATGGAGATGGCGTTGATGTAGGAGATTTTCAGCGCGAGGAACGAGTTGGACGCGTGTTTGATCAACTCGGCCGAGTTCAGGTCCGTCACGATGATCGGGGCTCGAAACGGTTCGTAAATTTCGCGCATTACCGGCACCGGCCGCGGCGATTGCACCCCGATGACGATCCGGTCCGGGTGCATCAGATCCTCCACGGCGTAGCCCTCGCGCAGGAATTCGGGGTTGCTGACCACGTCGAAATCCACGCGGGCCCGGCAGTACCGCCGGATGGTTTCGGCCACCTTCTCACCGGTGCGGACCGGCACGGTGCTTTTGTCGACCACCACCTTGTAGCTGGTCATGCACCCTGCGATCTCGCGGGCGACCTTTTCGATGTAACTCAAATCCACGGAACCGTCCGGCAGGGGCGGCGTCGGCACTGCGATGAACACCACCAGCGAGCGTTCCACGCCCTCGGCGATGCTGGTGGTGAACCGAAGCCGGCCGGCAGCCACGTTTTTGTGAACCAGTTCTTCCAGGCCGGGTTCGTAGATGGGCATGCCGCCGGCCTGCAGCAGGGCCACCTTGGCCTCGTCGTTGTCCACGCAGGTTACGTCGTGACCGACCTCGGCGAAACAGGCACCGGTGGTCAATCCCACATAACCCGTGCCGATGATGCAGAGTTTCATGGCATCCTGCGAATTCCGGGGAATGCCTTCGTTTACGGTGTGGCGCGGTTGGTGGCCGGGGCCGGTGTGCCGGGCAGGGACGCCGGCAGCGTCACAGTCGGGTTGGCTCCGGGGACGTCCGGGGCCGCACCGGTCCGCGTTTCACGGGTCGTCAGCTCCGGGTGGGCGTCCAACAAAGTTTGCAGGGCGAGCCGGGCCTCACCTCCGAGGATGGTCATGGGGGTGGCGCGGGCCACCTCTTCGTAATACCGGCGTGCCCGCTCCAATTCTCCCCGTGCCTCACAAAGCCGGCCCAGGCGCAGCCGTGCCAGAAACACCGTGGGATCCGAATCCAGTCGTCGCTCGGCCAGCGATTCGTATCGTTCCATCGCCTCGTTGGTTTTGCTCTGCACCTCCAGGGCCGTAGCAAGGCCGAACACGGCCTGGTTCAGCAGCGGGCTGTTGCGGTAATCGCGCAGGAACTGTTCGAACCGCCGCTGTGCGTTTGCGGCATCGCCCTCCTGCAACAGGGCGTTTGCCGCCAGCAAAAGGGCCTGACCGGAAGCCCTGGTGCCGGCAAAGCGTTGCGCCACTTCCAACAGCGCGGCGGAACGAACCGCCTCGGTTTGCCCCGTCAGGGCCGGGGCGGCCGCTTCGGAGAGGGCCCGGGCGGCCTCGAGTTCCCGTTGGCCACGCGACCAAATGTAGTAGGACACGGCCAGGCCCAACACTGCGAGACCCGCCAGCCCGTAGAGGAGTTGCCGCTTATAGGTCTCCACCCAGGCGTAGGCTTGGATCCACCATGCCGGTTCGGTCACCTGCTGTGTTGCCATAATTAAGCGCGCAATCTCCGCACGGGCCGCTTCGATGGCAAGCCTGAAATCGGCCGGCACCGCAGGTGGGCGGGCCATTCGCGGGCCCGGCATCGGGGCGGCGTTGTCTTGAAAGGATCAGGCTCTGAGTTGAGCCCCGGGCATCCGGCAACCGTCGAAGGGGCTCCCATCAAGCCTGGCGTGGCGGTCAGCGTCTTTTCGGGACCTCCCCGGGGCAGAGGTCCCTGGTAGCCTCACAAGACACGGGCGCGGCCGGGCCTGTGCCGGAGCGACGCCTTTGGGGTGCGAGGAGGAGACCTCCCGGTCAAACGGGCAATCCATGCCGGTAGTGGATTGCGCGGTGAACGTCACTTCCCCGACCCTTCGGGCGAATGGTTGGTGTTGGGGTGC
Proteins encoded:
- the mutT gene encoding 8-oxo-dGTP diphosphatase MutT; this translates as MVAAHHLSSPGHVEVAAGLVFHQGRLLITRRPAGTHLGGLWEFPGGKREPHETFEACLQRELREELGIEVEVGPLWCTVQHEYPEVRVQIHFYLCRWRAGEPRALGCAAWKWVDRRTLRRHRFPAADAQLLEQLVQTRKVWESAG
- a CDS encoding tetratricopeptide repeat protein — its product is MATQQVTEPAWWIQAYAWVETYKRQLLYGLAGLAVLGLAVSYYIWSRGQRELEAARALSEAAAPALTGQTEAVRSAALLEVAQRFAGTRASGQALLLAANALLQEGDAANAQRRFEQFLRDYRNSPLLNQAVFGLATALEVQSKTNEAMERYESLAERRLDSDPTVFLARLRLGRLCEARGELERARRYYEEVARATPMTILGGEARLALQTLLDAHPELTTRETRTGAAPDVPGANPTVTLPASLPGTPAPATNRATP
- a CDS encoding UDP-glucose dehydrogenase family protein, encoding MKLCIIGTGYVGLTTGACFAEVGHDVTCVDNDEAKVALLQAGGMPIYEPGLEELVHKNVAAGRLRFTTSIAEGVERSLVVFIAVPTPPLPDGSVDLSYIEKVAREIAGCMTSYKVVVDKSTVPVRTGEKVAETIRRYCRARVDFDVVSNPEFLREGYAVEDLMHPDRIVIGVQSPRPVPVMREIYEPFRAPIIVTDLNSAELIKHASNSFLALKISYINAISILCEATGANVQEVALGMGMDHRIGREFLQAGIGFGGSCFPKDLSAFIKIAEQLGYDFRLLKEVQRINAEQMDRFVKKITDTLWVLKDKTIGVLGLAFKQNTDDVRMSPAIELCRRLLKEGARLRVHDPKAMPKARAVLPEATYIEDMNDVAEGCDALVIATEWEIFKKLDLERARRVMTHPIMFDGRNLFDPREMERLGWIYKSVGR